The following are encoded in a window of Shewanella psychrotolerans genomic DNA:
- the phrB gene encoding deoxyribodipyrimidine photo-lyase — translation MSCIYWIRRDVRVHDNPALVEAIAQGVKTAVFISTPSQWQQHDLAPIKADLIRRHLRLLAKQLDALGIEFVHLQASDFADQQQVLLSFCQAHNINTVFANTEPELDEVERDNHIARRNIELKLFQCDSILPPGTVLNQQGTMFKVFTPFKKAWLKRVQEVGIACVPTPGVVIDHHTAERFERVQEVDQIDDIIFDYPLVDSSAWPESDRVMELVIPKFWQQKLLDYANTRDIPSIKGTSGLSPYLAIGAISPRWLAVQLIQAQPEVIYDQAHGAFSWLNELIWRDFYKHLLFHYPNLIKGESFQVKYQLAQWRGSDEDFKAWCEGRTGYPIVDAAMKQLLHTGWMHNRLRMIVASFLTKHLLVDWRKGERFFMQHLIDGDFSANNGGWQWAASTGCDAQPYFRIFNPITQSQKFDPQGVFIRKYLPELENVPDKQIHFPHDYFNKHGIETDYCKPIVDHKAARLRALDFYQSY, via the coding sequence TTGAGTTGTATTTATTGGATCCGTCGTGATGTAAGAGTCCATGATAATCCCGCCTTGGTTGAGGCTATTGCCCAAGGCGTTAAAACCGCAGTTTTCATCTCAACGCCATCGCAGTGGCAACAACATGATTTAGCCCCTATCAAGGCGGATTTGATCAGGAGACATTTGCGGTTGTTGGCCAAACAACTCGATGCCTTAGGTATCGAGTTTGTGCATTTACAGGCGTCAGATTTTGCAGACCAGCAACAGGTTTTGCTTAGTTTTTGCCAAGCCCATAATATCAATACCGTTTTTGCCAATACCGAGCCAGAGCTTGATGAAGTCGAACGTGATAATCATATTGCTCGTCGCAACATCGAACTGAAACTATTTCAGTGCGATAGCATTTTACCGCCAGGCACTGTGCTGAATCAGCAAGGGACAATGTTCAAGGTTTTTACCCCTTTTAAAAAAGCGTGGCTAAAACGGGTTCAGGAGGTTGGCATTGCATGTGTTCCAACGCCTGGCGTTGTCATTGACCACCATACTGCAGAGCGTTTCGAGCGAGTTCAAGAGGTTGACCAAATTGATGACATTATTTTCGATTATCCGCTAGTAGACTCATCTGCATGGCCTGAAAGTGACCGAGTCATGGAGCTTGTTATCCCTAAATTTTGGCAACAAAAGTTACTTGATTATGCCAATACTCGTGATATCCCGAGTATCAAGGGCACATCAGGTTTGTCTCCCTATTTGGCGATAGGAGCCATAAGCCCTCGTTGGCTTGCGGTTCAACTTATTCAAGCGCAACCCGAGGTGATTTATGATCAGGCTCATGGTGCGTTTTCTTGGTTAAATGAGCTAATTTGGCGAGATTTTTATAAGCATTTGCTGTTTCACTACCCCAATTTAATTAAAGGCGAAAGTTTTCAGGTTAAATATCAATTGGCGCAGTGGCGGGGCAGTGACGAAGACTTTAAAGCATGGTGTGAAGGTCGAACCGGTTATCCTATTGTCGATGCCGCGATGAAACAGCTGTTGCACACAGGCTGGATGCATAATCGATTACGTATGATTGTGGCCAGCTTTCTGACCAAACATCTGCTTGTCGATTGGCGCAAGGGGGAGCGCTTCTTTATGCAGCATCTTATTGATGGTGATTTCAGTGCTAATAATGGGGGTTGGCAATGGGCCGCGAGTACAGGATGTGATGCACAGCCCTATTTTCGAATATTTAATCCGATAACTCAGAGCCAAAAATTTGATCCTCAAGGCGTTTTCATTCGTAAGTATTTACCAGAGCTTGAAAACGTGCCGGATAAACAGATTCATTTTCCCCATGATTATTTTAATAAACATGGTATTGAAACTGATTACTGCAAGCCAATAGTCGACCATAAGGCTGCACGTTTGAGGGCGTTAGATTTTTATCAATCGTATTAG
- a CDS encoding M23 family metallopeptidase, whose product MEQGALIRAQTTPGTEVYLNGDAIKVTPQGHFAFGFERDGALHQELKLIYPDGLTQIKPLTIKAKEYKIDKLTGIAKKIMKPDPKAQARAAKDSKQVKDARSQFTASEAFTQAFIWPLTGRISGVYGSQRVYNGKPGNPHYGVDVAAKTGTVVVAPADGVISLSVPDMFYSGGTIVLDHGYGVSSSFLHLSKLYVKQGDEIKQGQPIAEVGATGRVTGPHLDWRVNWYQMRLDPVTIVPSMASVLGK is encoded by the coding sequence ATGGAGCAGGGCGCGTTAATTCGTGCACAGACCACGCCAGGAACGGAAGTTTACCTTAACGGAGATGCGATAAAAGTGACTCCACAAGGTCACTTTGCTTTTGGTTTTGAACGCGATGGCGCACTTCACCAAGAGTTAAAGTTAATCTATCCCGATGGCCTGACCCAAATTAAGCCACTGACGATCAAAGCAAAAGAGTACAAGATTGACAAACTCACTGGGATCGCAAAAAAGATCATGAAACCCGACCCCAAGGCGCAGGCTAGAGCGGCCAAAGACAGTAAGCAGGTCAAGGATGCTAGGAGTCAATTCACAGCGAGTGAAGCGTTTACCCAAGCGTTTATCTGGCCATTAACGGGACGCATCTCTGGGGTCTACGGTAGTCAACGTGTTTATAATGGTAAGCCAGGTAACCCGCATTATGGCGTTGATGTTGCGGCTAAAACGGGCACAGTTGTTGTGGCGCCAGCAGATGGGGTGATCAGTCTCTCTGTGCCTGATATGTTTTACTCTGGCGGGACAATTGTTCTCGATCATGGCTATGGGGTGAGTTCGAGCTTTTTGCACTTAAGTAAGCTGTATGTCAAGCAAGGTGACGAGATCAAGCAAGGTCAACCCATTGCCGAAGTTGGTGCCACGGGTAGGGTGACTGGCCCCCATTTAGATTGGCGTGTTAACTGGTATCAAATGCGACTCGACCCTGTCACTATCGTCCCTTCAATGGCGAGTGTGTTAGGTAAATAA
- a CDS encoding YejL family protein translates to MAIQSKYSNTQVESIIAELLAVLDKHQAPTDLGLMVLGNCVTDLLIRKVPEEARTQVAEQFAKALTQSVKG, encoded by the coding sequence ATGGCTATCCAATCAAAATATTCAAACACGCAAGTTGAATCAATTATTGCAGAACTACTTGCTGTGCTAGACAAACACCAAGCACCAACTGATTTAGGTTTAATGGTCCTTGGTAACTGCGTCACAGACTTGCTTATTCGTAAAGTGCCAGAAGAAGCTCGCACTCAAGTGGCTGAGCAGTTCGCCAAAGCGTTAACGCAATCGGTAAAAGGCTAA
- a CDS encoding LON peptidase substrate-binding domain-containing protein codes for MIEQQIDKPTNEIQAQEAAREMAVFPLPLFILPDGIQRLRIFEPCYLSMVAEAGDRGGFVIARYDSNLAFNVPKWGTRVEIIDFHSGEGGILVVDVKGLNLVNLQNMRYRDDRLLLADSYYRPFWSVATVEPGLSDMGRLLKKLFEQNVALANLYPNPKFDHLDWVCARFLEILPLSLNEKEKFIEPSMFDSLKVFLHTFIFGNENIN; via the coding sequence GTGATAGAACAGCAGATAGACAAGCCTACGAATGAGATACAAGCACAAGAAGCTGCCCGGGAAATGGCGGTATTTCCTTTGCCGTTATTTATTTTACCCGATGGTATTCAGCGATTACGTATTTTTGAGCCGTGTTATCTTTCAATGGTGGCCGAAGCTGGCGACCGAGGTGGTTTTGTCATCGCTCGTTATGACAGCAACCTGGCGTTCAATGTGCCTAAATGGGGCACGAGAGTTGAAATTATCGACTTCCATTCTGGTGAAGGTGGAATTTTAGTGGTTGATGTTAAGGGGCTCAATTTAGTTAACCTTCAAAACATGCGTTATCGAGACGACAGATTACTTTTGGCCGACAGTTATTATCGCCCGTTTTGGTCAGTCGCTACCGTAGAGCCTGGTTTATCTGACATGGGACGTTTGCTGAAAAAACTGTTTGAGCAAAATGTCGCTTTGGCAAACCTTTATCCAAACCCAAAATTTGATCATCTTGATTGGGTCTGTGCTCGCTTTTTAGAAATATTACCTTTATCTTTGAATGAAAAGGAGAAGTTCATTGAGCCTTCGATGTTTGATTCGCTAAAGGTGTTTCTCCATACATTTATTTTCGGAAACGAAAATATAAATTGA
- a CDS encoding YbgA family protein, which translates to MMKKKLKIGISACVMGEPVRYDRGHKKSNFCVDQLSEFAEFKPVCPEMAIGLPVPRPTIRQIIRDNIITVSRPDGTGDVTEKLKSFGEQAAKSYGDLSGFVFCAKSPSCGMERVKVYHHHGKGSESTGIGVFAEQVMKGNPLLPCEENGRLNDPVIRENFITRIFTYQKWLDLKAEGITKHKLITFHSTHKYLVMSHHVESYRALGKLLARADMPLEEMADQYISGLMEALKNKASRRSHTNTLQHLQGYFKRQLDEAKRKELTDEIAAYHQGLSPLLVPLTLIKHYLIEYPNAYLEDQVYLNPHPKELRLRYGY; encoded by the coding sequence ATGATGAAGAAAAAACTTAAGATTGGCATTAGTGCTTGTGTCATGGGCGAACCCGTTCGCTATGATAGAGGCCATAAAAAGTCGAATTTTTGTGTGGATCAGCTAAGTGAATTTGCCGAATTCAAACCTGTATGCCCCGAAATGGCGATAGGGTTACCCGTCCCTCGCCCAACGATAAGACAGATCATTCGTGACAATATAATCACCGTTTCTCGACCCGATGGAACCGGAGATGTGACCGAAAAGCTAAAGAGTTTTGGTGAGCAAGCGGCTAAATCATACGGTGACTTATCAGGGTTTGTATTTTGCGCAAAAAGTCCAAGTTGCGGCATGGAGCGTGTCAAAGTGTATCATCACCATGGCAAAGGCTCTGAATCGACTGGCATTGGTGTTTTTGCTGAACAAGTGATGAAGGGAAATCCACTTTTGCCTTGTGAAGAAAATGGTCGCTTAAATGATCCCGTTATTCGTGAAAACTTTATTACGCGAATATTTACCTATCAAAAATGGTTAGACCTTAAAGCTGAAGGTATCACTAAACATAAGTTGATCACTTTTCATAGCACGCACAAGTATTTAGTGATGAGTCATCATGTTGAAAGTTACCGTGCTTTGGGAAAATTATTGGCCAGAGCCGATATGCCGTTAGAAGAGATGGCCGATCAATACATTAGTGGTTTGATGGAAGCGCTGAAAAACAAAGCGTCTCGACGCAGTCATACCAATACCTTGCAACATCTTCAGGGATACTTTAAGCGTCAACTTGATGAAGCCAAACGTAAAGAGCTGACCGACGAAATAGCCGCCTATCATCAAGGCTTATCGCCACTGTTAGTGCCTTTGACCTTGATTAAGCATTACTTGATTGAATACCCAAACGCCTATTTGGAGGATCAAGTGTACCTTAATCCTCATCCCAAAGAGTTAAGGTTGAGGTACGGATATTGA
- the yejK gene encoding nucleoid-associated protein YejK — protein MSIHVEQAIIHAISQDGEGQLSCRLRPQPLLNSQAVETMLEELHQTYTTKAGKGFGHFGTHGEDGEANPKFKDALTEYRSGELGFVEFSALAGKLLQEELAKYDFSQGGFLLMSCYTHMTSDYLYVSLLNAKSSMTVLDDMELSQNTHLDLNNVQLAARIDLTEWQADPDSLKYISFIRGRAGRKVADFFLDFMGCVEGVNTKAQNKQLMNAVEDFVASSELTKDERQQCREKVFEYCAERCDTGADIQLKDLADELADSGMDSFYDFAQGGEYELEDEFPGDKPTLRQLKKFSGTGGGVTLSFDGQHLGERVIYDPISDSILIKGVPANLKDQLDRRLKGGQ, from the coding sequence ATGAGTATTCACGTCGAACAAGCAATTATTCACGCTATTTCCCAAGATGGCGAAGGCCAATTGAGCTGTAGATTACGTCCACAGCCTCTTTTAAATAGCCAAGCCGTAGAAACTATGCTCGAAGAGCTGCACCAGACTTATACCACTAAAGCGGGTAAAGGGTTTGGTCATTTCGGAACTCACGGAGAAGATGGTGAAGCCAATCCAAAGTTTAAGGATGCACTAACGGAGTATCGTAGCGGTGAGTTAGGTTTCGTCGAGTTTTCAGCATTGGCTGGCAAGCTGTTGCAGGAAGAGTTAGCCAAGTATGATTTTAGTCAGGGCGGTTTCTTATTAATGTCATGTTATACCCACATGACGAGCGACTATCTATATGTATCCTTGCTCAATGCTAAGTCGTCGATGACAGTACTTGATGATATGGAACTATCGCAAAATACCCACCTAGATCTTAATAATGTGCAACTCGCCGCACGTATCGATTTAACCGAGTGGCAGGCCGATCCCGATTCACTTAAATATATCTCGTTTATTCGCGGGAGAGCGGGTCGTAAAGTGGCCGACTTTTTCCTCGATTTTATGGGATGTGTAGAGGGAGTAAATACCAAGGCACAAAACAAACAGCTGATGAATGCGGTTGAGGATTTTGTTGCCAGTAGCGAACTGACTAAAGATGAACGTCAGCAGTGTCGTGAAAAGGTATTTGAATATTGCGCTGAGCGTTGTGATACCGGGGCTGATATTCAGCTAAAAGATCTGGCCGATGAACTAGCCGATTCAGGTATGGACTCTTTTTATGATTTCGCTCAAGGGGGAGAGTATGAGCTTGAAGATGAATTCCCAGGTGACAAGCCTACCTTACGTCAGTTGAAGAAGTTTTCGGGAACGGGCGGTGGGGTGACCTTAAGTTTCGATGGTCAGCATCTTGGTGAGCGGGTGATTTATGATCCTATTTCGGACTCCATCTTAATCAAAGGGGTTCCTGCCAACTTAAAAGACCAATTAGATCGTCGTCTTAAAGGTGGTCAGTAG
- a CDS encoding sigma-70 family RNA polymerase sigma factor, whose product MQQIVSKSYPKRESKIIANNIETQVPAELSHWLTLVAEQRDKQAFTELFEFFAPKIKRFGIKQLGSDAQANELVQETMTNVWRKAHLYNIDKGAATTWVYTVMRNASFDILRRIKAKNEQNLGDDIWPIDMAQDELQGEEDNFGDHLMEKQMLDYVNSLPEAQQAVVKGVYYQELSQEQLAQQLGVPIGTIKSRLRLALAKLKLQMGEDYHD is encoded by the coding sequence ATGCAGCAAATAGTGAGCAAAAGCTACCCAAAGAGGGAGAGCAAGATTATCGCCAATAATATCGAGACTCAGGTGCCAGCCGAATTGTCTCATTGGCTAACCTTGGTTGCAGAGCAAAGAGACAAGCAGGCGTTTACTGAGCTGTTTGAGTTTTTTGCACCTAAAATTAAGCGTTTTGGTATTAAGCAGTTAGGAAGTGATGCTCAAGCTAACGAATTAGTGCAAGAAACCATGACCAATGTGTGGCGTAAAGCCCATCTGTATAACATAGATAAGGGCGCTGCAACGACTTGGGTCTATACGGTGATGCGTAACGCCTCTTTCGATATTCTTCGTCGAATAAAAGCCAAAAATGAACAAAATCTTGGTGATGACATCTGGCCTATCGATATGGCTCAAGATGAATTGCAAGGTGAAGAAGATAATTTTGGTGATCATCTGATGGAAAAACAGATGTTAGATTACGTCAATTCGCTGCCAGAAGCGCAGCAGGCGGTAGTCAAAGGGGTTTATTATCAAGAGCTTTCGCAAGAGCAACTGGCTCAGCAGTTAGGTGTGCCGATAGGCACAATAAAATCGAGATTAAGATTAGCGCTGGCCAAGCTTAAGTTGCAAATGGGGGAAGACTATCATGATTAA
- a CDS encoding nuclear transport factor 2 family protein, which translates to MAQALWLQNFIAVYSELSTDNLMSLEKIYHPDIEFVDPIHRVHGIAALLDYFSHLYQQLLSCDFVIDHILEAEREAAVYWTMTFRHKQLNGGAPISVQGHSRLHSKDNKVVYHRDYLDVGAMLYEHIPVLGSIVSAIKRRAAK; encoded by the coding sequence ATGGCGCAAGCATTGTGGTTACAAAATTTTATCGCCGTATACAGTGAGTTATCGACCGATAATTTGATGTCGCTGGAGAAGATATACCATCCAGATATTGAGTTTGTCGATCCCATACATCGAGTTCATGGGATAGCGGCACTGCTTGACTACTTTTCACATCTTTATCAGCAGCTTCTCAGCTGCGACTTTGTGATAGATCATATCTTGGAAGCTGAGCGTGAAGCCGCCGTTTATTGGACCATGACATTTCGCCACAAGCAGCTCAATGGCGGAGCTCCTATCTCAGTACAGGGGCATTCTCGCTTACATTCCAAGGATAATAAGGTGGTTTATCACCGAGACTATCTTGATGTTGGTGCCATGCTATATGAACACATCCCTGTGTTGGGTAGCATCGTTAGCGCAATTAAACGTCGAGCGGCCAAGTGA
- a CDS encoding 6-carboxytetrahydropterin synthase — MQLFVRDLTVIDFSYLCPIRGMVGESWIVDVLLDGGLDDQNMVLDFAKVKRTIKNTIDDVADHRLLIPTACSEVRWQQQGDRVWMDFNSLQGDIHLACPAQAFALIPTEIIDFESVNAFLQKALKEVLPDNVNGIALTLRNEIHETPFYHYSHGLKKHDGNCQRIAHGHRSPINVFENGVSAPQWDEYWSRRWKDIYLGSEDDLVEVDELELSPQTTVTDETHYGFHYVAPQGDFQLAMPKKRCEIIPHDTTVELLAEFIANTLVSEVPGSTFKVIAYEGVGKGAISVKG; from the coding sequence ATGCAACTTTTTGTTAGAGATTTAACCGTTATCGATTTTTCATACTTGTGCCCGATCAGAGGCATGGTAGGGGAAAGCTGGATCGTCGATGTACTACTCGATGGTGGTTTAGACGATCAAAATATGGTACTCGATTTTGCTAAGGTTAAACGTACCATTAAAAATACTATTGATGATGTTGCCGATCATCGATTATTGATCCCGACCGCATGTTCAGAGGTGAGGTGGCAACAACAGGGCGATCGTGTCTGGATGGATTTTAACAGTCTTCAAGGCGATATACATTTGGCGTGTCCTGCTCAAGCATTTGCCTTGATCCCTACTGAAATTATCGATTTTGAAAGCGTAAATGCCTTCTTGCAAAAAGCCTTGAAAGAGGTGCTGCCTGATAATGTAAATGGTATTGCCTTAACGCTGCGCAATGAGATACATGAGACACCTTTTTATCATTACTCTCATGGGCTTAAGAAACATGATGGTAATTGTCAGCGGATCGCCCACGGGCATCGAAGCCCAATAAATGTGTTTGAAAATGGTGTATCAGCACCGCAATGGGATGAATATTGGAGCCGTCGTTGGAAAGATATTTATTTGGGTTCTGAAGATGATCTTGTTGAGGTCGATGAACTCGAACTGTCACCGCAGACCACGGTGACAGATGAAACCCACTACGGATTTCATTATGTTGCGCCCCAAGGTGACTTTCAGTTGGCAATGCCAAAAAAACGCTGTGAGATTATTCCCCACGATACCACGGTCGAACTACTTGCTGAGTTTATTGCCAACACCTTAGTGAGCGAGGTACCAGGCTCTACATTTAAGGTCATTGCCTATGAAGGAGTGGGCAAAGGGGCGATTTCGGTTAAAGGTTAG
- a CDS encoding ChrR family anti-sigma-E factor: protein MIKHHPTSSVLTNFVAGELPASVAVIVASHVELCEQCRAEVQLLTEQAAQKAFDDTFMGEALPGLQSDTPIEDDTFFKAFDFDSATVSHITGIDAANMIDAITEQPAQVNSALAHTVNEIEVSGTRIKLPRALKSIALREWQGLGKLSRARLALEDEELRASLLHIDKGGSVPCHTHKGFEITLLLQGSFEDEMGTYRAGDFMWLDGEHTHQPVTKEGCVCLTVSSDAIHFTQGMSQLLNPIGRFIY, encoded by the coding sequence ATGATTAAGCATCATCCAACATCAAGTGTATTAACGAATTTTGTTGCAGGCGAACTTCCTGCATCAGTCGCCGTGATTGTCGCGAGCCATGTCGAGCTGTGTGAGCAGTGCCGTGCAGAGGTTCAATTACTGACCGAACAGGCTGCGCAGAAGGCTTTTGATGATACCTTTATGGGTGAAGCACTACCTGGACTTCAAAGCGATACCCCAATAGAAGACGATACGTTTTTCAAGGCGTTTGATTTTGATTCAGCGACAGTTAGTCATATTACCGGCATCGATGCTGCAAATATGATAGATGCGATTACTGAGCAGCCAGCCCAGGTTAATTCAGCCTTAGCGCATACCGTAAACGAAATTGAGGTCTCAGGTACGCGGATCAAGTTGCCACGAGCGCTCAAATCGATAGCGCTGAGAGAATGGCAGGGACTAGGTAAACTGTCTCGCGCTCGTTTGGCGTTAGAAGATGAGGAACTGAGAGCGAGTTTACTTCACATCGACAAGGGTGGCAGCGTGCCATGTCATACCCACAAGGGCTTTGAGATCACCTTATTATTGCAAGGCAGCTTTGAAGATGAGATGGGCACATATCGCGCGGGTGACTTTATGTGGCTTGATGGAGAGCATACCCATCAGCCAGTGACTAAAGAGGGCTGTGTTTGCCTAACGGTATCGAGTGATGCGATTCACTTTACTCAAGGTATGAGCCAACTATTAAATCCAATTGGCCGTTTTATCTACTAG